The Bacillales bacterium genome includes the window TACTGATGCATAACAACGGTGCCGTGTCAAGTCCTTTAAAAACTGAGGTTCATTGATCAAGTTAATAACGCCGAGAACATTATTCATCCGAAGCCCCCCGGAATAAAAAATTCATGTGATCAATAAATAAAATCGTGTTCGCGCGACCATTGCTCATGTGTTCCGCCTACTAAAGCCACGGGGACCGACGGATCCGGTGAACCGATGACTTCTCCGTCTTCGATTACCGTATGGCTTTGAACAATCGATCGATGAATACGGACGTTTTCTCCGATTCTGACATCGGGCATGATGACCGAATCTTTTATTTCGGACCCTTTTCCGACTTTCACGTTATACGATACAACGGAATGCGTAACGTTGCCGCAGATGATGCATCCTTCGTTGACGAGAGATCGTTCGATCTTTGCTCCCGCGGAAACAAAATGAGGCGGTTGATTCGCGTGAACCGTATAAATTTTCCAATTCGGGTCGTTCAAATCAAGCGCCGGTTCCTCTTCAAGCAAATCCATGTTGGCTTCCCACAAGCTGGAAACCGTACCAACGTCTTTCCAATATCCCGAAAACTCGTATGCGTACATGTCTTCTTTTTCTTGCAACATTTGCGGAATGATGTCTTTTCCGAAATCGTTCGAAGAGTCGGGATTCCGTTCATCTTCAATCAAATAGTTTCGCAGGCGTTCCCAATTAAAAACATACGTTCCCATCGACGCGAGATTATTTTTCGGATGTTTCGGTTTTTCTTCGAACGCTGTGATCTTTCCGTCTGCATCGGTGTTCATAATGCCGAAGCGTCCGGCTTCCTCCCATGCAACGGGAATGACTCCGATTGTTGCAAACGCCCCTGTTTTCGCATGTTGGTCAATCATTCGGTTGTAATCCATCTTGTAAATGTGGTCACCGGAAAGAACGAGCACCCATTCCGGATTGTATTCGTCCAGGAATCGAATGTTTTGATAGATCGCATTTGCCGTACCTTTATACCATTCCCCGCCTTTAAACCCTTTGTACGGAGGAAGAACGGATACCCCGCCGATATTTCGGTCCAAGTCCCACGCCCTTCCGTTGCCAACATAAGCGTTCAACAAATGCGGTTGATATTGCGTTAACACACCGACTGTTTCAATATGCGAATTCGTACAGTTGCTCAAAGCAAAATCGATGATGCGATACTTCCCGCCGAACGGAACCGCCGGCTTCGCCAGTTTTTTCGTCAATGGTCCGAGCCGCGACCCTTGTCCTCCCGCAAGCAGCATCGCGACACATTTCAATCTCTTCATGAAATGCTACCTCCTTCGGCGATTTTTCGTTTGCTTCATGAAAACCGCAGCTGCCAGCGGAGGTACTGTGATTTCCATGCTGTAGCGCTGATTGTGATAAGGCAACTTTTCGGCTTGCAAGACGCCGTCATTCGTTTGCCCGGAACCGCCAAAAGCCGTTGCGTCGCTGTTGGCTGCCTCGTAATACTTGCCGTAAGTCGGTACCCCAATTCGGTAACCGTGATACACTTCGGTTGAAAAGTTACAAACAACGATGCAATAGTCGCCTCGATGTTTCCCTTTTCTCATAAAAATTATGATGCTTTGCGAGTGATTATGCGGATCGATCCATTCGAACCCTTCCGGTTCGTGATCAAGCCGCCACAACGCGCGGGTATCACGGTACCACCGATTCCATTCGCCGGAGAAGCGGTGGAAATTTCGGTGCGTATCAAATTGTAACAGTTGCCAATCGAGCTGCGTTTCATCTTTCCATTCGTCAAACTGAGCCAATTCCCCGCCCATGAACATCAGTTTCTTCCCGGGATGCGTCAGCCAGTAGCTGTACAACAATCGCAAAT containing:
- a CDS encoding glucose-1-phosphate adenylyltransferase, whose amino-acid sequence is MKRLKCVAMLLAGGQGSRLGPLTKKLAKPAVPFGGKYRIIDFALSNCTNSHIETVGVLTQYQPHLLNAYVGNGRAWDLDRNIGGVSVLPPYKGFKGGEWYKGTANAIYQNIRFLDEYNPEWVLVLSGDHIYKMDYNRMIDQHAKTGAFATIGVIPVAWEEAGRFGIMNTDADGKITAFEEKPKHPKNNLASMGTYVFNWERLRNYLIEDERNPDSSNDFGKDIIPQMLQEKEDMYAYEFSGYWKDVGTVSSLWEANMDLLEEEPALDLNDPNWKIYTVHANQPPHFVSAGAKIERSLVNEGCIICGNVTHSVVSYNVKVGKGSEIKDSVIMPDVRIGENVRIHRSIVQSHTVIEDGEVIGSPDPSVPVALVGGTHEQWSREHDFIY